The genomic stretch cccagatatatttggtccttgtggagctcctatcctttccccatcagactaactccccttctttcttatgattccctgtactctgccaaaggtttggtcatgagtctttgctttgaaaacactgctagttagagtctttcagatgcgctcagtagactcctgtcatacgttcaatgcacatcccatctgtctttctaaacgaggattgatcatcttaccccatgtccgctcaattgattatcttttttaggtgtatagatttcattatgtttatcatatcttataggtctatataagtgagtatatcccatgtttgaaCCTTTCAACTCTTAATAAAAAGTTGGGATCATAAATGGTAAGGAATTGACACTGGTCAAAAATttacacagacagaggcaggcagatctctgtgagtttgaggccaccctggtgtacaaagcaaagtccaggacagccagatctcCAGTACATTCAAAGAGAAAGCATGCCTCAAGGTAAAAGAAAACAGCCCACGGGATTGTAGAATTAGATCTGATGTCCTAACGTGGCATCCAAAAGGTTGTTGCTAGCCTCAGCCCAACTCTTCAGGTTTTATCCTTCAAACTCAgcaacagaatagcttgctcagcattccgTATGCATTTTGCTCCCTGGTTTTTCTCACTAGCTGAATCACATGACGTTTCCCTTGTTTAAGGTTGGAGGAGCAACAGTGATCACACGTCCAGTGCGGCAAAGAACTGCATTCTCCTTTCAggtcatcatcagaaaagctaacTTTGCTGTACAGTAAAGGATCTGGAGATCTGAACCCGGTTGCAGAACCTGTTAGCATTCCTGGCTGCAGAATAGGGGGTTGTATTCCCACTTCGTCTTTCCAGACCATCCTCGGAGAACTGTAAGACTCTGCCTTGGAAATTGCTAGGAATccttggaagggaaagaaagaagagtgtagTTTGCACTAAAAACAGGGTTGAATGAGTTCCGGAAAGCAGGCTTCTCACACTTGTGGACAACAATCTGCTGAAGAAGACAACTCTAAGAAAGCAATTCGAAGCAACATGCAGAGAAGTCAGATGAGAAGAGCTGCCTCAGGAAAGGAGTCCGCTGTTTCCCTGCCAAAGAGTCTTGAACCAGCCCTTCCAGGAAGATGGGGGGGTCGCTCTGCTGAGAAGGCCCCTTCTGGTTCTGTGCAGAAGACAAGCAAGAGCAAGCAGAAGACTCCTGGCAATGGagatggtggcagcagcagcaaaatgCCCCAGCCCCCACGGAAGAAAAGGGCACGAGCTGTTGCCACTGTGGAGAGTGAGGAGGCATTGAAGAAGAGAGTggatgtggaagtggaagtgaagatTCCTGAAGAATTAAAACCATGGCTGGTGGAGGACTGGGACTTGGTCACTAGGCAGAAGCAGTTGTTCCAACTCCCTGCTAAAGAGAATGTAGATGCCATTCTTGAGGAGTATGCCAATTGTACGAAGTCACACGGAAGGGCTGATAATAAGGAGTATGCAGTTGCTGAAGTTGTGGAGGGGATAAAAAAGTATTTCAATGTgatgctgggcactcagctgcTCTACGAGTTTGAAAGGCCCCAGTATGCTGAGATCCTGCTGGCTCACCCTGATGTGCCAGTGTCACACATCTATGGGGCACCACACCTACTGAGATTATTTGTGAGAATCGGCACAATGTTGGCCTATAAGCCCCTTGGTGAGAAGAGGGCAGTGTTGGCCAATACACCCTTCGATGAGCATAGCCTTCCATTACTGCTGGGCTATTTGCATGATATCCTTAAGTATCTGGCAAAGAATTCTGCTTCGCTGTTTACTGCCAGTGATTACAAAGTGGCTTCTGCTGAGTATCACCTCAAAGCCCTGTGAAGGTCTACTGACCAATCGTTAGTGTCTGATGCCTGTAAACTCTTTTGTTTAGTCCTTTCAGTGTAGAATTGACGTTCTTTAAAACTGTCAGTGGAAAACAGGGCCAATGTtaagtttgtttcctgttctcttgtaagaagaaataaaaagactacCTCCTGACTGCTTTCCTCATTTTAAACTTGCTACCAGTGTATGCAGtaataagagaaagaagaaatttagAAGAACATTTTATTGCCTAGTTGACAATATTGCTTTAATACTGGCGGTTCTATCCCATTTCCCACTACACCATTTTCGAACATGTGTTAATGCTACATGGTGAGATGCCCTGGTTCCTAGTGCCAAAGGTTCAACTTACATGTATATACGTCAAAACCCATGAATTtgtgctcttctttttttttttatatatacttttagCCTGAAACCGACCATCCACTTCAAATCCACATTTATTGATCCTTCAGCATTAATTCTGTCATTGCTCAAAGTTTTGAATGATGGAGATTTTTTATCAGGTTTCTGTATTTGAATCTAATGTATTTTCTAACTTGACAGAAGCAGTGCGTTATTCTGTAGACACAGTTTTCTCAAAAGTTGATATATTAGAAATGTACTTTAGGCCTTAAATGAAATTGTTTCTAAGTTTCAaggcaataaatgaataaattaataaacatgaaTGAAGAATCATTCCCTCTATCTCCATTACTTATCTCCACAGTCCAGTCCAAATTTTCCCCAGCTTTTCAAAACATCTTGCAAACATTTAGGTTTCTGGAGAATACTCCAGTCTCTTTGCACCgcaaaagtattatagcccttaagcaacggaacagatttttttttctgcgtttttgttttggttttttttccggttgtgtgtgtgtgtgtgtgtgtgtgtgtgtgtgtgcattgtgtacatgcacatataaacccATGTCACAGAGCGTGCTGGAGTCAGGGAacaacttcctccctcctccttgtattttttttttatttttgaaagatttatttctctATTATGTATTCAATATTCTGAatacatgtacacctgtacacccgTAGAGGgcagctgcacaccagaagatctcattctCGATGGTCATGAGCCTCCATGTGTTTGCTGGGGTTTGAACTAAGGaacttaacctctgagtcctgtctgcatcGGTTATAGGGATCCACCTTCGTAGTTATGTTAGtgtggcaagcactcttatcccctgagccattttccctgccctgttttgtttttgacactgttaCTGGgtagcctaggaaagtcaccAACTCGTTTTGTAATCCAGGTAGACATCAAACTCttgatcttgttttcttcattcactTACGTGTTAGGATTTTAAATGTTGACACCCACAATCAGTTTGGTATTTGccttatttgtatgtttattcattcactgtaatatatatggatgttttcctgaatgtatgtctgtccaccacatgcaagtctggcaaccacagaggtaGGAAGAGGGTGTTAACTTCAATGGAACTTTAGATACAGTTGCAAGCCAATGAATGCTGGGAATTACTcttgggcctctggaagagtattAAGCACAGAGCACTCTCTAGACCAatattggcttctttgtttctttgtttgtttgcttttctccatGTAGCACTGACCTGCTGTGctcggtttgtagaccaggctggctgtgaacgcacagagatccaactgtcactgcctgccagagtgctgggattagaggcatgcaccaccatgcttgggaTCTCCAAGTTAATTTAATCATCCCCCTTTTGTCAAATTGGTGAGCAGGAACCCAAGCAGAGAATTGGACAGTCTCCATTGTGGAGTTAGTAACAAGACCCGGGACTAGGAAGAATTATAAATATCCtctatggaaacaaacaaacaaacaaacaaacaaacaaaaaaccaacatcatcaacaacaacaacaacaacaaacacccctctggtctttattattttagagatgaggtcTGATTATGCAGTCCTTGTTGGCATGTAATTCACTGTTTagacctcagacttagagattggctttcctcttcccctcaagAGATTGGAGGTGTGTTCTACTAAGCTCTGCCCAGGAAGAACatggtaaaaataagtaaataaataaaaatatgtttatatgtacgtgtgtgcctgtgttcatATATGCCTCGTGTGTGTTGGTGTATATgatggccagaaaagggtgttgaatcccatgaaactggaattTCAGGTTGCTgagagctgctcagctgtgggtGTTGAGAACCGGCCTCAAGTTGTCTGCAAGGACAACAAGTGCTCATTTCCACTGAATCACCTCCTGATGGGATTTCCATTCAAgacaagagtgttagaagcttcaggCTCAGCGGCCTGAGAGTAGCTCATGGATGATTTCTCTTGAGTAGCTTGGCTTACTCCACgagcttcttaaatctgcctcttgttcatcctcatcttatagagatagagagagcaagcaagcctCCGAGAAGCTTAAGCTCAATGTTCTCAGCGTTTGTCGGGATATTTTGGTGTTGGGCCAGGTGCTGTgatgcccttggtatcctaatcgtGAGGCCAAGCCCAGGGTTAGGGGCCTACTAGGGAGAAGAAGGGATagccatattcagggaactctagtttgccttggagtCAAATCCTGATATCCTAGGGCAAAAGATAAGTATCTtcggaatttaagggatgctctggGGCTCTGGTGCAAAACGgggccactatgtgctgagaTTTGGGCCGCAGGCAGATTTAAATCTATGCAAAATCAACGTGGGGAATAGGAAGGAAAAAGTTAAGACATAGGCCAGAAGGCTGTGCCTCTGGACTGGGGAGAGGCACTGTTGGGCGGTGCTTAGAAAACCCTCCTTAATCCTGGAGCGAGAAGAGGTGAGGACCTTATCAGCACCAAGTCAtaagtctgtgtgaccttggttcaGCCACACTTCTGCGGCTCAGTGTCCTCACCAGAGAACTTGTGTCGACCCCAAGCACAGAGGGTGGCAAGAAATCAAATACCATACCGTTGACATTTCCAAAGTGTGAGCGAGAGgacaagtgctgccagctcaaaACAGAAAGGGTTGCTCGGGTGAGAATCCCAAGGTGGGATGCTCCAGTTTGCCATGATGCTAGGAGCAAAAGCTCCAGCATGGGGCAAAGCTGAGAATGGTGCGCATGTGCCAAGTGTTTCGTCACAGTCACCTGCCCCAAGCATTCTGGACAGGTGCTGGAAGAGCACTCGCTGCCTGACTGGAAAGCTGACGAATCGGCAGGAAGAATTCTTTTGTTCTTCTGGAGGAGAGGCTGCTGATTGGACAAGACCTCAGTCAGGGGCGGGCTCTTTGCTGTCCTTGGTTACTAGGATGCCCGGCCCCTGCCCCTTCGGCTGGCAGCCCTCTCGGTGCTGATCCGTACCCAGTGGGCAGCGCAAGGAGCTGCACCAActggtcagtgtagggctgcttctgctgtggggctcagccacCTGGGCAGCCCGCCAGGCGGCGGGCCAAAATCTGGAGGTGCCGGGGGCCAAAGTTCCCGTTGGGTGCCTTGGTCACCCGCTGCCCCGGGCGGGCCAGTGAATGACAGGAGTCATGTGTTGGTGGAGGAGGGGCGGGGctgcatagggcagggtcaggactctggcggAGCATCCCTGGAAGAACATGCCAGCTGCCTGGTTGGCCGTGAGCAGAGTCTTTTGATGctggcagggaggctgggagggcagcCCGGGTGGTGGttggagagccctgtgccctaggcctggccagtggggtagcagtgaacctgcctttcagtccggagccctgggtgcctcagacgcggagtgctgagatgtgctcaccacctgcttgttctcccagcctaaaccttcctccaaatcagtcataggcctaagtcgttctcacacaccacagcgttgtgagtcatttttgctggaagcctgagactaaggtttgaggaaacaggcctacaaaGCTTTCTGAGCCAAGCAAGGTGGTATTCAGGGCCCTGTGTTATTGGTAGGGCGataatcctcctcctgtctctttccatcgagacccctctctgagccttctgtgctcttctggactcactgtttactgcttctcgaAAAACCTAGCCAAATGTCCACCATGGCTACTGTTTATGTATATCGTTATTGCTTTATTTGTctctttattatgtatgtatatatctatctatctatctatctatctatctatctatctatttatttattaattttgaggTGTGAGTTCTGCCATGTTCGACCACCATTTCTGGAGCGTTTGCTTTTGGAGGATAAGGGTGGTGACGATTTCTTTCATCCCCTATggcgacagtctgttaagagattGACGTAGGAGTGTGTTAGGACTATTAAAaaaggtttttattgtgaatagtcttgacctatcccattaacttttaaTAGTACTGCACCTGGGTATGGGATCTCATGCACTCtaccgaggcaggaggactgccatgggttgccagtccagccagagctacatagctaGACTGTGTCTTGAAAGCAAGCAATGCTAAAAGCcattgatgcttggaggaaacagTCTGTCAGCACTGTTTCTCATGTTGCAGATGGGGCTGGCAATCCCCCAGACAGGATgctgctccagaaagggtcctggttgctctaaaccatagtttttcccacgggcccttagcttctccccacaggtgtctcgttttctgttgccatctgaaaCCTACAAGGgagattaaggaggtcgagcaAGGCAGCACTCTTCATTTCCGTTAGAATCAtgttgcctgtgaatgtttaattttgagggaaacccgcaccctgctctggagatagataccttttagaggctggggctgaatgcagtccgatggggcagcaggttgttgctctttgccagtgctacactggtgaggagagggaaactgagtagtagtgttccttttttcattgcccttccactgggccattttttaaaatgacgaatacagttttagccttgatgaaatcaTTGTAGGTGTCCTTATTCAAGGAGTAGGTAATAAAATATCAGTGTCCCAAATTGTTCCAGGTCAAAGGaatcattgcttttctttaattttcttttcttttcttttcttttcttttcttttcttttcttttcttttcttttctcttctcttcttttcttgtcatttctttattttctttttcttgtttggaaatttaGTCATCTACTGGCTTAAATATTTGCTGTaactgctaaagtaagttagactcttaccCTCTTTGGAGTATTGAATCTCTTAGTGCTGTAGATGACTCAAATTGTCAGCATTGACTAATGCacacaatcttagggagtctctccttgatctaaccTGTGTTAGGACAGGtgtgccaggaaaatctcaaagcaagagaatttcattatccatgtttcaTGCTTTTGCTAACTCATGAATAATTATGAATAGAgtatgatgcttgattcaatacTTTCCCGAATACCAGAATATCATTATTGTGCTGGGCATTTTAACTGCTACCACATAAAGAACATTACTATAGTAGTAggtcttttgtctttgtctttgcataattcatttgtaagCCTCAGCAcctattcagcactctaggtatTATTGAGATGGCATTCCTTCTgcatcccaggctcaagagtttTTGTCTCCTCAGACTGCTTGGATTTATGTGTTCAAATGGCTCACCATGCCATTTCTTTCGAAGTCTCTttcgctgtctctctgtctctgactctgtctctgcttctctctctctctctctctctctctctctctctctctgactctcccaGAGttatctggctgtccttgaaatccctctgtagacaatgctggcttcaaaatcagagatctacctatctttgcctctcaagtgctgggattcaagtcatggtctgcctttgaacctttcaactctttttttttttaatttattttattttttttttatcacttacattttattaactctgtatcccagccgtgtcccgatccctcattccctcccagtccctccctccctccctccctcatctccaccgtgcccctttccaagtccactgatgggggggacctcctccccattcatctgatcctgttttatcaggtatcttcaggactggctgcaaagccctcctctgtggcctaacaggactgctcctcccttcgggggtggggagaccaaagagccagtcatcgagttcctgttagaaatagtccctgttcccctcactttgggaaaccaattggttactgagctaccacaggctacatctgagtggaggttctaggttatatccatacatggtccttggttgaatgtcagtctcagaaaagaccctgtgcccagatatatttggtccttgtggagctcctatcctttccccatcagactaactccccttctttcttatgattccctgtactctgccaaaggtttggtcatgagtctttgctttgaaaacactgctagttagagtctttcagatgcgctcagtagactcctgtcatacgttcaatgcacatcccatctgtctttctaaacgaggattgatcatcttaccccatgtccgctcaattgattatcttttttaggtgtatagatttcattatgtttatcatatcttataggtctatataagtgagtatatcccatgtttgaaCCTTTCAACTCTTAATAAAAAGTTGGGATCATAAATGGTAAGGAATTGACACTGGTCAAAAATttacacagacagaggcaggcagatctctgtgagtttgaggccaccctggtgtacaaagcaaagtccaggacagccagatctcCAGTACATTCAAAGAGAAAGCATGCCTCAAGGTAAAAGAAAACAGCCCACGGGATTGTAGAATTAGATCTGATGTCCTAACGTGGCATCCAAAAGGTTGTTGCTAGCCTCAGCCCAACTCTTCAGGTTTTATCCTTCAAACTCAgcaacagaatagcttgctcagcattccgTATGCATTTTGCTCCCTGGTTTTTCTCACTAGCTGAATCACATGACGTTTCCCTTGTTTAAGGTTGGAGGAGCAACAGTGATCACACGTCCAGTGCGGCAAAGAACTGCATTCTCCTTTCAggtcatcatcagaaaagctaacTTTGCTGTACAGTAAAGGATCTGGAGATCTGAACCCGGTTGCAGAACCTGTTAGCATTCCTGGCTGCAGAATAGGGGGTTGTATTCCCACTTCGTCTTTCCAGACCATCCTCGGAGAACTGTAAGACTCTGCCTTGGAAATTGCTAGGAATccttggaagggaaagaaagaagagtgtagTTTGCA from Meriones unguiculatus strain TT.TT164.6M chromosome X, Bangor_MerUng_6.1, whole genome shotgun sequence encodes the following:
- the LOC132649991 gene encoding mortality factor 4-like protein 2, with amino-acid sequence MSSGKQASHTCGQQSAEEDNSKKAIRSNMQRSQMRRAASGKESAVSLPKSLEPALPGRWGGRSAEKAPSGSVQKTSKSKQKTPGNGDGGSSSKMPQPPRKKRARAVATVESEEALKKRVDVEVEVKIPEELKPWLVEDWDLVTRQKQLFQLPAKENVDAILEEYANCTKSHGRADNKEYAVAEVVEGIKKYFNVMLGTQLLYEFERPQYAEILLAHPDVPVSHIYGAPHLLRLFVRIGTMLAYKPLGEKRAVLANTPFDEHSLPLLLGYLHDILKYLAKNSASLFTASDYKVASAEYHLKAL